In one Caballeronia sp. M1242 genomic region, the following are encoded:
- the crcB gene encoding fluoride efflux transporter CrcB produces MYLSIIAVGLGGGLGSLLRWALGLRLNAVFPNLPLGTFAANVIAGYIIGVAVAFFARVPDLSVEWRLFVITGLMGGLSTFSTFSAEVVAHLQQGRLGWALAEIAIHVGASLVMTALGIATVAVAS; encoded by the coding sequence ATGTACCTGTCGATCATCGCGGTGGGACTCGGCGGCGGCCTCGGCTCGCTGCTGCGCTGGGCGCTCGGCCTGCGCCTGAACGCCGTCTTTCCGAACCTGCCGCTCGGCACGTTCGCGGCCAATGTCATCGCGGGCTACATCATCGGCGTGGCGGTTGCGTTCTTCGCGCGTGTTCCGGATCTCTCTGTCGAGTGGCGGCTTTTCGTCATCACCGGGTTGATGGGCGGCCTGTCCACGTTTTCGACGTTCTCCGCGGAAGTCGTCGCGCATTTGCAGCAGGGGCGGCTCGGCTGGGCGCTGGCGGAGATCGCCATCCACGTCGGGGCGTCGCTCGTGATGACCGCGCTCGGCATCGCAACGGTGGCCGTCGCAAGCTGA
- a CDS encoding GNAT family N-acetyltransferase, with translation MPEFPLIEIRPYRASDLDGVIDLFLRAVRETASADYNQKQIDVWAQADPDEWALARASRPTWVAFSGGQLAGFADLERNGLIDMMFVHPEHQRKGVATALLARIEAEADEAGMQVLHTYASATGRPFFEYCGFTMLLARAVVVRGQRFVQFVMEKVL, from the coding sequence ATGCCCGAGTTCCCGCTTATCGAAATCAGACCGTACCGGGCGAGTGATCTCGACGGCGTGATCGACCTGTTTCTCCGCGCGGTGCGCGAGACAGCATCGGCGGATTACAACCAAAAGCAGATCGACGTCTGGGCGCAGGCCGATCCCGACGAATGGGCGCTCGCCCGCGCGAGCCGCCCGACGTGGGTGGCGTTCAGCGGCGGCCAGCTTGCCGGATTCGCCGATCTGGAGCGAAACGGCCTGATCGACATGATGTTCGTCCACCCGGAGCACCAGCGCAAAGGCGTAGCGACCGCGCTGCTCGCGCGCATCGAAGCCGAGGCGGACGAGGCGGGCATGCAGGTGCTGCACACCTACGCGAGCGCGACAGGCCGGCCGTTCTTCGAATATTGCGGGTTCACGATGCTGCTGGCACGCGCGGTCGTCGTGCGCGGACAGCGGTTCGTGCAGTTCGTGATGGAGAAAGTGCTGTGA
- the hutH gene encoding histidine ammonia-lyase — protein MITLTPGKLTLPQLRRIARGSDSLRLDPASFDAIDASARAVAAIAAKGDPAYGINTGFGRLANTHIPADQLELLQRNLVLSHAVGVGEPMSRPVVRLLMALKLSSLGRGHSGIRREVIEALITLFNADVLPIIPVKGSVGASGDLSPLAHMSTVLLGIGEVTIRGERASALDGLAVAGLKPLTLQAKEGLALLNGTQASAALALYHLFAIEDLFRTGLVAGALSVDAAAGSVVPFDARIHELRGHRGQIDAAAAYRALLAGSGINLSHADCEKVQDPYSLRCQPQVMGACLDQMRHAADVLLIEANAVSDNPLIFPDTGEVLSGGNFHAEPVAFAADNLALAAAEIGALAERRIALLIDATLSGLPPFLVRDGGVNSGFMIAHVTAAALASENKTLAHPASVDSLPTSANQEDHVSMATFAARKLGDIASNTANILAIELLAAAQGVDLRAPHKTSAPLIEVMNTLRAHVPHYDLDRYFAPDIAAIAKLVEQGAIARHSPFAFASEAAEKAEASA, from the coding sequence ATGATTACGCTGACGCCCGGAAAACTCACGCTGCCGCAACTGCGCCGAATCGCGCGCGGCTCCGATTCTCTGCGGCTCGATCCCGCGAGCTTCGACGCCATCGACGCCAGCGCGCGCGCGGTCGCGGCCATCGCCGCGAAGGGCGATCCGGCGTATGGCATCAACACGGGCTTCGGGCGGCTCGCGAACACGCATATTCCCGCCGACCAGCTCGAACTGTTGCAGCGCAATCTCGTGCTGTCGCACGCGGTCGGCGTGGGCGAGCCGATGTCGCGCCCGGTCGTGCGGCTGCTCATGGCGCTGAAGCTGTCGAGCCTCGGACGCGGCCATTCGGGCATCCGCCGCGAAGTGATCGAGGCGCTCATCACGCTGTTCAACGCGGACGTGCTGCCGATCATCCCGGTGAAGGGCTCGGTCGGCGCATCCGGCGATCTCTCGCCGCTCGCGCATATGTCGACGGTGCTGCTCGGCATCGGCGAAGTCACCATTCGCGGCGAACGCGCGAGCGCGCTCGACGGTCTCGCGGTCGCCGGCCTGAAGCCGTTGACGCTCCAGGCCAAGGAAGGGCTCGCGCTGCTGAACGGCACGCAGGCATCGGCGGCGCTCGCGCTGTATCACCTGTTCGCCATCGAGGACCTGTTCCGCACCGGGCTCGTGGCAGGCGCGCTGTCGGTGGATGCGGCCGCGGGCTCGGTCGTGCCGTTCGATGCGCGCATCCATGAGTTGCGCGGGCATCGCGGGCAGATCGACGCAGCGGCGGCGTATCGCGCGCTGCTCGCCGGCTCGGGCATCAATCTGTCGCACGCGGATTGCGAGAAGGTGCAGGACCCGTACAGCCTGCGTTGCCAGCCGCAAGTGATGGGCGCGTGCCTCGACCAGATGCGCCACGCCGCCGACGTGCTTCTGATCGAAGCAAACGCGGTCTCCGATAACCCGCTGATCTTCCCCGATACCGGCGAAGTGCTGTCGGGCGGCAATTTCCACGCTGAACCGGTTGCTTTCGCCGCCGATAATCTCGCGCTCGCCGCCGCTGAAATCGGCGCGCTGGCCGAGCGGCGCATCGCGCTCTTGATCGACGCCACGCTTTCCGGCCTGCCGCCGTTCCTCGTGCGCGACGGCGGCGTGAACTCCGGCTTCATGATCGCGCACGTGACGGCGGCGGCGCTCGCCTCCGAGAACAAGACGCTGGCGCATCCCGCTTCGGTCGATTCGTTGCCCACGTCGGCGAATCAGGAAGATCACGTTTCCATGGCCACGTTCGCCGCCCGCAAGCTCGGCGATATCGCGAGCAACACGGCCAACATTCTCGCCATCGAACTGCTGGCGGCGGCGCAGGGCGTCGATCTGCGCGCGCCGCACAAGACGAGCGCGCCGCTCATCGAGGTGATGAACACGCTGCGCGCGCACGTGCCGCATTACGACCTGGACCGCTACTTCGCGCCGGATATCGCGGCCATCGCCAAACTGGTCGAGCAGGGCGCGATCGCGCGGCATAGCCCGTTCGCATTTGCTTCCGAAGCCGCGGAAAAGGCGGAAGCAAGCGCATGA
- the hutC gene encoding histidine utilization repressor, with protein sequence MNTPAYQEIKDYILQRIHIGEWREGDQVPSENELAREFKVARMTVNRALRELTAEQVLTRVQGAGTFVAQPKYASTLVEIRSISDEIAARGHAYRAQVLHLGASIVDEALAGEMQLALGSPVFHSRVLHFENDEPVQLEERYVNPALAPEYARQDFTTITPNQYLMIAAPLQRVEYRIEASVPSPEIRAALAMGEHEPCLLLHRRTWSRDAVASVANLWHPGDRYQFTGHF encoded by the coding sequence ATGAACACGCCCGCGTATCAGGAGATCAAGGACTACATCCTGCAGCGCATTCACATTGGCGAGTGGCGCGAGGGCGATCAGGTGCCGTCCGAGAACGAGCTGGCGCGCGAGTTCAAGGTCGCGCGCATGACCGTGAACCGCGCGCTGCGCGAACTGACCGCCGAACAGGTGCTGACGCGCGTGCAAGGCGCGGGAACCTTCGTCGCGCAGCCGAAGTACGCGTCGACGCTCGTCGAGATTCGCAGCATCTCGGACGAAATCGCTGCGCGCGGTCATGCGTATCGCGCGCAGGTGCTGCATCTGGGCGCATCCATCGTGGACGAGGCGCTCGCCGGCGAGATGCAACTCGCGCTCGGCAGCCCGGTGTTTCATTCGCGCGTGCTGCACTTTGAAAACGACGAGCCGGTGCAACTCGAAGAACGTTACGTGAACCCGGCGCTCGCGCCGGAGTACGCGCGGCAGGATTTCACGACGATCACGCCGAACCAGTACCTGATGATCGCCGCGCCGCTGCAGCGCGTGGAATACCGGATCGAGGCGTCCGTGCCGTCGCCCGAAATCCGCGCGGCGCTCGCGATGGGCGAGCACGAGCCGTGTCTGTTGCTGCATCGGCGCACGTGGTCGCGGGATGCCGTCGCGTCGGTCGCGAATCTCTGGCATCCCGGCGACCGATATCAATTCACCGGGCACTTCTGA
- a CDS encoding HutD family protein, translating into MTIIPGASLIAVPWKNGGGITREIAAGPPGASLDAFAWRLSVADVSSDGAFSAFTGVDRALVLLDGAGMLLAEAGGREHRLDEPLAMARFAGETPIHASLIDGPTRDFNVMVRRDRARMSVSVRRAGRHELAQEHESTFAYCASGSLNIASADGTRAMLYPGDTARIERNCIVEAAGDAAWLCIGIEER; encoded by the coding sequence GTGACGATCATTCCTGGGGCTTCGCTCATCGCCGTGCCGTGGAAGAACGGCGGCGGCATCACGCGCGAGATCGCGGCGGGGCCGCCGGGCGCGTCGCTCGATGCGTTCGCGTGGCGGCTGTCGGTCGCGGACGTGTCGTCGGATGGCGCGTTTTCGGCGTTTACCGGCGTCGATCGCGCGCTCGTCCTGCTCGACGGCGCGGGCATGCTGCTCGCCGAAGCCGGTGGCCGCGAGCATCGGCTCGACGAACCGCTCGCGATGGCGCGCTTTGCGGGCGAAACGCCGATCCACGCCAGTCTCATCGACGGCCCGACGCGCGACTTCAACGTGATGGTGCGGCGCGACCGCGCGCGCATGTCGGTGAGCGTGCGGCGGGCCGGGCGTCATGAACTGGCGCAGGAGCACGAATCGACGTTCGCCTACTGCGCGAGCGGCAGCCTGAATATCGCGTCTGCCGACGGAACGCGCGCAATGCTCTATCCGGGCGATACCGCGCGCATCGAGCGCAATTGCATCGTCGAAGCCGCGGGCGATGCCGCGTGGCTTTGCATCGGCATCGAGGAGAGATGA
- a CDS encoding formimidoylglutamate deiminase has product MSLNLYFADHARLPDGWRRNVLIEWNDDGALTRVEPDSAAPAGVERAKGPVLPGMPNLHSHAFQRAMAGLTEYRASAADTFWSWRDLMYRFAAKIGPDALADIAHWLYIEMLKAGYTSVCEFHYVHHAQDGSPYANRAELAERVVDAAERAGIGITMLPVLYQYSGFGQAAPRDDQRRFLHTPESLLDMLDTLARARPENGARRYGVAPHSLRAVSGESLAALLEGFDARFDRAPVHIHIAEQVAEVDACVAATGQRPVQWLLDRFDVDARWCLVHATHMDASECRRLAESRAVAGLCLTTEANLGDGFFAARDYLDAGGRFGIGSDSHVGVDWRAELRLLEYGQRLLRRERNVLASAGDTRPADRLFDAALDGGASATGRRVGALAAGMRADWIVLDQAHPGIRGLSCDAWLSSAVFCEHGQTPVRDVFVGGRKVVTDRRHADEERALARYRAALGELLA; this is encoded by the coding sequence ATGAGCTTGAACCTCTATTTCGCGGACCACGCGCGCTTGCCCGATGGCTGGCGGCGCAACGTGCTGATCGAGTGGAACGACGACGGCGCGCTCACACGCGTCGAGCCGGACAGCGCGGCTCCCGCTGGCGTCGAGCGGGCGAAAGGCCCGGTGTTGCCGGGCATGCCGAATCTGCATTCCCACGCGTTCCAGCGCGCGATGGCCGGGCTCACCGAATATCGCGCGAGCGCCGCCGATACCTTCTGGAGCTGGCGCGACCTGATGTACCGCTTCGCCGCGAAGATCGGGCCGGACGCGCTCGCGGACATCGCGCATTGGCTCTACATCGAAATGCTGAAGGCGGGCTACACCTCCGTCTGCGAATTCCACTACGTGCATCACGCGCAGGACGGCTCGCCGTATGCGAACCGCGCGGAACTGGCCGAGCGCGTGGTGGACGCCGCAGAGCGCGCGGGCATCGGCATCACCATGCTGCCGGTGCTCTATCAGTACAGCGGCTTCGGCCAGGCCGCGCCGCGCGACGATCAGCGCCGCTTCCTGCATACGCCCGAGAGCCTCCTCGACATGCTCGATACGCTAGCCCGCGCCCGGCCGGAGAACGGCGCGCGGCGTTACGGCGTCGCACCGCACTCGCTGCGCGCGGTCTCGGGCGAGTCGCTCGCGGCGCTCCTCGAAGGCTTCGACGCCCGCTTCGACCGCGCTCCGGTGCACATTCATATCGCCGAGCAGGTTGCCGAAGTCGATGCGTGCGTCGCCGCGACCGGCCAGCGGCCGGTGCAGTGGCTGCTGGATCGCTTCGACGTGGATGCGCGCTGGTGCCTCGTCCACGCCACGCATATGGACGCGAGCGAATGTCGCCGCCTCGCCGAAAGCCGCGCGGTCGCCGGCCTGTGCCTCACGACGGAGGCGAATCTCGGCGACGGCTTCTTCGCGGCGCGCGACTATCTGGATGCGGGCGGGCGCTTCGGCATCGGCTCGGATAGTCACGTGGGCGTCGACTGGCGCGCGGAACTGCGGCTGCTCGAATATGGCCAGCGTTTGCTGCGTCGCGAGCGCAACGTGCTGGCGTCGGCTGGCGACACGCGGCCGGCCGACCGTCTTTTCGACGCCGCCCTCGACGGCGGCGCGAGCGCGACCGGGCGGCGCGTCGGTGCGCTCGCGGCGGGCATGCGCGCGGACTGGATCGTGCTGGACCAAGCGCATCCCGGCATCCGCGGCCTTTCCTGCGACGCGTGGCTGTCCAGCGCGGTTTTCTGCGAGCATGGACAGACGCCGGTGCGCGACGTGTTCGTCGGCGGCCGCAAGGTCGTGACCGACCGCCGCCACGCCGACGAAGAGCGGGCACTCGCGCGTTATCGCGCGGCGCTCGGCGAACTGCTCGCGTAA
- the hutG gene encoding N-formylglutamate deformylase, with product MDTVHDCSIYTLERGTAPLLISIPHRGTRIPEALVDEMTPVARRVDDCDWHLERLYAFARELGASILLPEYARYVIDLNRPPDDANLYPGRDTTGLCPVDTFDKEPLYRPGHAPSREQIEARRALYWQPYHDALAGELAALREAHGRVLLWEAHSIRSVVPRFFEGRLPDFNFGTADGASAAPGLAERLAEVVSRDGRYTSVANGRFKGGYITRRYGEPARGIHAVQLELTQVTYMQETSPYAYDDTRASAVQPLLRELMTVALEHVAAR from the coding sequence ATGGATACCGTTCACGATTGCTCCATCTACACGCTGGAACGCGGCACCGCGCCGCTTTTGATTTCGATCCCGCATCGAGGCACGCGCATTCCGGAGGCGCTCGTCGATGAGATGACGCCGGTGGCGCGGCGCGTCGACGATTGCGACTGGCATCTGGAGCGGCTGTATGCGTTCGCGCGCGAGTTGGGCGCGTCAATTCTGCTGCCGGAATATGCGCGCTACGTGATCGACCTGAACCGCCCGCCGGACGACGCGAATCTGTACCCCGGTCGCGACACGACGGGTCTCTGCCCCGTCGATACGTTCGACAAAGAGCCGCTTTACCGCCCGGGACACGCGCCGTCGCGCGAGCAGATCGAGGCGCGTCGCGCGTTGTACTGGCAGCCGTATCACGACGCGCTCGCCGGCGAGCTCGCTGCGCTGCGCGAAGCGCACGGGCGCGTGCTGCTGTGGGAAGCGCATTCCATCCGTTCGGTCGTGCCGCGTTTCTTCGAGGGCCGCTTGCCCGACTTCAACTTCGGCACGGCAGACGGCGCGTCGGCGGCGCCGGGACTCGCGGAGCGGCTGGCAGAGGTCGTATCGCGTGACGGGCGATATACGAGCGTCGCCAATGGGCGTTTCAAGGGCGGCTACATCACGCGGCGCTACGGCGAGCCGGCGCGCGGCATCCACGCGGTGCAACTTGAACTGACGCAGGTGACCTACATGCAGGAAACGTCGCCCTATGCGTACGACGACACCCGCGCCAGCGCCGTTCAGCCGCTGCTGCGCGAATTGATGACCGTGGCGCTCGAACATGTGGCGGCGCGCTGA
- a CDS encoding DUF4148 domain-containing protein: MIKSFVPALVIASALAAPTFAFAQNNAPVTRAEVRAELAQLEKAGYNPSQDRVDYPQNLQAAQARVNAEQGAVATTSYGASTAGNAQSGARAAVTMSDRNSVYFGH, from the coding sequence ATGATCAAGTCATTCGTTCCGGCACTCGTCATCGCTTCGGCTCTGGCCGCTCCGACTTTCGCCTTCGCGCAAAACAACGCGCCCGTGACGCGCGCTGAAGTTCGCGCAGAACTCGCTCAGTTGGAAAAGGCTGGCTACAACCCGTCGCAAGACCGCGTGGACTATCCGCAAAATCTGCAAGCCGCTCAGGCGCGCGTGAACGCGGAGCAAGGTGCCGTTGCAACGACGTCGTATGGCGCGTCGACCGCTGGTAACGCCCAGTCGGGCGCGCGTGCAGCCGTCACGATGTCGGATCGCAACTCGGTCTACTTCGGCCACTAA
- a CDS encoding CDP-diacylglycerol diphosphatase, with the protein MHILTKCLLASAAVALGLACSPARAGNPDALWQIVHDRCVPAADGARIGQPCAEVNVAGGYAVLKDIVGVAQYLLIPTARVSGIESPALLEPDTPNYWRDAWNARHYVDDALRRGLPRDEMSLAVNSASGRTQNQLHIHIDCLADDVAEALREAGPGIGTQWTPLPVRLRGHRYRALRIDDADLSRTDPFRLLAATVAQEGGSMGDQTLLLVGAERSDGAPAFFLLNDHVGPGDFASSEELQDHTCALAGRVIVKP; encoded by the coding sequence ATGCACATCCTCACGAAGTGTTTGCTCGCCAGCGCCGCCGTCGCACTCGGCCTCGCGTGTTCGCCCGCGCGCGCGGGCAATCCCGATGCGCTCTGGCAAATCGTCCATGACCGCTGCGTGCCCGCCGCCGATGGCGCGCGCATCGGGCAGCCTTGCGCCGAGGTGAACGTCGCAGGCGGCTATGCGGTGCTGAAGGACATCGTCGGCGTCGCGCAATATCTGCTGATTCCGACCGCACGCGTGAGCGGCATCGAAAGTCCGGCGCTCCTGGAACCGGACACGCCGAACTACTGGCGCGATGCATGGAACGCGCGCCATTACGTCGACGACGCGCTGCGCCGCGGCTTGCCGCGCGACGAGATGTCGCTCGCGGTCAATTCGGCGAGCGGACGCACGCAGAACCAGCTGCATATTCATATCGACTGCCTCGCGGACGACGTGGCAGAGGCGCTGCGCGAAGCGGGCCCGGGCATCGGCACGCAGTGGACGCCGCTGCCCGTACGCCTTCGCGGACACAGGTATCGCGCGTTGCGCATCGACGACGCGGACTTGTCGCGCACCGATCCGTTCCGGCTGCTGGCCGCCACCGTCGCGCAGGAAGGCGGTTCCATGGGCGATCAGACGTTGCTGCTCGTGGGCGCCGAGCGCAGCGACGGCGCGCCCGCGTTCTTTCTGCTCAACGATCACGTCGGTCCGGGCGATTTCGCGTCGTCGGAAGAATTGCAGGATCACACCTGCGCGCTGGCCGGACGCGTCATCGTCAAGCCGTGA
- a CDS encoding secondary thiamine-phosphate synthase enzyme YjbQ: protein MKQALHHLTLATGSRGLHEVTRDIDRWIDLQDIRTGLLTVFCRHTSASLLIQENADPDVRADLERYFESVAPEAPGRYIHDAEGPDDMPAHLRTALTTVQLSIPVEAGRMVLGTWQGIYVFEHRAAPHHRELVLHLIGE from the coding sequence ATGAAACAGGCACTCCACCATCTGACGCTCGCAACCGGCTCGCGCGGCCTGCACGAAGTCACGCGCGACATCGACCGCTGGATCGACTTGCAGGATATCCGCACGGGCCTGCTGACGGTGTTCTGCCGTCATACGTCGGCGTCGCTGCTGATTCAGGAAAACGCCGACCCGGACGTGCGCGCGGACCTCGAACGGTATTTCGAATCGGTCGCGCCGGAAGCGCCCGGCCGCTATATCCACGACGCCGAAGGCCCCGACGACATGCCCGCGCACCTGCGCACCGCGCTCACCACCGTTCAGCTTTCGATTCCGGTCGAAGCAGGCCGCATGGTGCTCGGCACGTGGCAGGGCATCTATGTGTTCGAGCATCGGGCCGCGCCGCATCACCGTGAACTCGTGTTGCATCTGATCGGCGAGTGA
- a CDS encoding BON domain-containing protein translates to MRKPKITALLGVLLALHAFAVHADETLANRGNDPFLHVSNAVPDCPAPRGPFQTEAEWLDEAHYRIERGNSCWIAGRCLLPNSYDYDREIAESVTRRLNALNASLQWRDKTSLWLTLQRRFVYVDGCVSPDFDRTRFVEGLSETADVEKIIDRTTVLSPKLKARPCATPASAGDWR, encoded by the coding sequence ATGCGCAAACCGAAGATCACCGCGCTGCTCGGAGTACTGCTGGCATTGCATGCGTTCGCCGTCCACGCCGACGAGACGCTCGCCAATCGCGGCAACGACCCGTTTCTGCACGTATCGAACGCCGTTCCCGATTGCCCCGCGCCGCGCGGCCCGTTCCAAACGGAAGCAGAATGGCTCGACGAAGCGCACTATCGCATCGAGCGCGGCAACAGTTGCTGGATCGCGGGCCGCTGCCTTCTGCCGAACAGTTACGACTACGACCGCGAGATCGCCGAAAGCGTCACGCGCCGTCTGAACGCGCTGAACGCATCGCTTCAATGGCGCGACAAGACGAGTCTGTGGCTCACGCTGCAGCGCCGCTTCGTCTACGTGGACGGCTGCGTCTCGCCGGACTTCGACCGCACGCGATTCGTGGAGGGCTTGAGCGAGACGGCGGACGTCGAGAAGATCATCGACCGCACGACGGTTCTATCGCCTAAGCTGAAAGCGAGACCCTGCGCGACGCCGGCCTCGGCCGGCGATTGGCGATGA